The proteins below come from a single Tachypleus tridentatus isolate NWPU-2018 chromosome 13, ASM421037v1, whole genome shotgun sequence genomic window:
- the LOC143238402 gene encoding uncharacterized protein LOC143238402, protein MTSHGTIKVERKVVKLNIRSKLSKEPYIRNMITKIAILCALVAVVHGGLYHGLAGGSSVSSRRQDDFGNYAFNYDIVDPLGATNGRWEAGDGYGNKRGAYSLTDIDGRARRVEYVADGAGFRAVVKTNEPGTAASAPAAAVVASSQPGVVAHGPAVVKAHVAAAPAYKAPVYAYGAPAYAAGFYGAPAYATGVYKAPVYAAGIYGAPAYGPGFYKYH, encoded by the exons ATGACGTCACACGGTACTATAAAAGTGGAAAGAAAAGTAGTGAAACTTAACATTCGATCTAAGTTGTCGAAGGAGCCATACATCAGAAACATGATCACCAAA ATTGCCATCCTCTGCGCTTTGGTAGCTGTAGTCCATGGTGGTTTGTACCACGGTTTGGCAGGTGGTTCTAGTGTCAGTTCTCGCCGTCAGgat GACTTTGGTAACTACGCCTTCAACTACGACATTGTTGACCCACTAGGAGCCACCAATGGCCGTTGGGAGGCTGGAGACGGATACGGAAACAAACGTGGAGCCTACAGTCTAACTGACATCGACGGTCGTGCCCGCAGAGTTGAGTACGTTGCTGATGGTGCCGGTTTCCGTGCTGTGGTCAAAACCAACGAACCAGGAACAGCCGCTAGTGCTCCAGCTGCAGCCGTTGTGGCCTCCAGCCAACCTGGAGTTGTTGCTCACGGACCTGCTGTAGTGAAGGCTCATGTTGCTGCTGCTCCTGCATATAAAGCACCTGTCTATGCATATGGAGCCCCTGCATATGCTGCTGGATTCTATGGAGCCCCTGCCTACGCTACAGGAGTTTACAAAGCCCCTGTTTATGCCGCTGGTATCTATGGAGCCCCTGCCTACGGACCTGGATTCtacaaatatcattaa
- the LOC143236839 gene encoding pupal cuticle protein Edg-84A-like — translation MIAKIAILCALVAVVHGGLIAGHGLAGGSSISSRRQDDFGNYAFNYDIVDPLGATNGRWEAGDGYGNKRGAYSLTDIDGRARRVEYVADGAGFRAVVKTNEPGTAASAPAAAVVASSQPGVVAHGPAVVKTAVAAPAIAAPVVAPAVAAPIAAPAFAAAPAIAAPVAAPAFAAAPAIAAPVAAPAAVASGFTELLF, via the exons ATGATCGCTAAG ATTGCCATCCTCTGTGCCCTGGTAGCCGTCGTCCATGGCGGATTGATTGCTGGACACGGTCTGGCAGGTGGATCTAGTATCAGTTCTCGTCGTCAGGAC GACTTTGGTAACTACGCCTTCAACTACGACATTGTTGACCCACTCGGGGCCACCAATGGCCGTTGGGAGGCTGGAGACGGATACGGAAACAAACGTGGAGCCTACAGTTTGACTGACATCGACGGTCGTGCCCGCAGAGTTGAGTACGTTGCTGATGGTGCCGGTTTCCGTGCTGTGGTTAAGACTAACGAACCAGGAACCGCCGCTAGTGCTCCTGCTGCAGCCGTTGTGGCCTCCAGTCAGCCAGGTGTTGTCGCTCACGGACCTGCTGTAGTGAAAACTGCCGTTGCTGCTCCTGCCATTGCCGCTCCTGTTGTTGCTCCCGCCGTTGCCGCCCCTATTGCTGCTCCTGCCTTTGCTGCTGCTCCCGCCATTGCCGCCCCTGTTGCTGCTCCTGCCTTTGCTGCTGCTCCCGCCATTGCCGCACCTGTTGCTGCCCCTGCTGCTGTCGCCTCTGGTTTTACGGAGCTCCTGTTTTAG